Proteins encoded by one window of Vitis vinifera cultivar Pinot Noir 40024 chromosome 10, ASM3070453v1:
- the LOC100245262 gene encoding oxoglutarate-dependent flavonoid 7-O-demethylase 1, translated as MASTQFSSIRAAPVQSVQELIKEPIPAVPQPFILDDPQPPILSASTPLPQLPTIDMKHLIMSETAGSELEKLHSTCKEWGFFQLVNHGVSSSFMEKLKSEIGEFYKLPLEERMKYKMRPGDVEGYGLSPIRSEDQKLDWGDRFYMTTNPIHTRKPYLLPELPPALRDSLECYLAELQKLAMMLLGFMAKALKLEKGEMEELFDDGMQSVRMTYYPPCPQPELVMGLTPHSDATGITILLQINGVDGLQIKKDGVWIPVSFLPDALVVNVGDILEILSNGVYTSIEHRATVNAAKERISIAMFFNPKSSAQIKPAASLINPQNPPLFKQVGMEKYFKDFFSRKLDGKSYLEHMKIKNEEA; from the exons ATGGCATCAACACAGTTTTCAAGCATTCGTGCTGCTCCGGTACAAAGTGTTCAGGAGCTCATCAAAGAGCCCATCCCTGCAGTCCCACAGCCCTTTATCCTGGATGATCCGCAGCCTCCAATCCTCTCAGCCAGCACTCCCTTGCCACAACTCCCCACCATTGACATGAAACATTTAATTATGAGTGAAACGGCAGGTTCTGAGCTGGAGAAGTTGCACTCAACTTGCAAGGAATGGGGTTTCTTTCAG TTGGTGAACCATGGAGTCAGCTCTTCATTCATGGAGAAACTGAAATCGGAGATCGGAGAATTTTACAAACTTCCCttggaagagagaatgaaatACAAGATGAGGCCTGGTGATGTTGAAGGGTATGGGCTTTCCCCGATCCGGTCAGAAGATCAAAAACTTGACTGGGGTGATAGGTTTTATATGACAACCAACCCTATACATACAAGGAAGCCGTATCTATTGCCAGAGCTCCCTCCAGCACTAAG GGATAGCTTGGAATGTTACTTAGCGGAGCTGCAGAAACTAGCGATGATGCTTCTAGGGTTTATGGCCAAAGCTCTAAAGTTGGAGAAAGGAGAGATGGAAGAGTTGTTTGATGATGGGATGCAATCAGTGAGGATGACCTACTATCCTCCATGCCCACAACCAGAGCTGGTTATGGGGCTTACGCCTCACTCTGATGCTACCGGCATCACCATCCTTCTCCAAATTAATGGAGTGGATGGTCTCCAAATTAAAAAGGATGGGGTTTGGATTCCCGTGAGCTTCCTTCCAGATGCACTTGTTGTGAATGTAGGAGACATTCTTGAG ATTCTGAGCAACGGAGTGTACACTAGCATAGAGCACCGGGCAACAGTAAATGCAGCAAAAGAGAGGATCTCCATTGCCATGTTCTTCAACCCCAAATCCTCAGCTCAGATTAAACCTGCAGCCAGTCTGATAAATCCTCAAAATCCGCCACTGTTCAAACAAGTAGGGATGGAAAAATACTTCAAAGATTTCTTCTCCCGTAAGCTGGATGGAAAATCATATTTAGAGcatatgaagataaaaaatgagGAAGCATAA